From Clavibacter michiganensis, the proteins below share one genomic window:
- a CDS encoding replication protein, with amino-acid sequence MSWALPVPAGAYAKVPAWTSPAAWMAAVRADVLSAEGYAARRRIDVSVRKYLAVAVVDRRAADFKTGRSVTTSNATVARRASMLIRQNVSKRVVERARALLIARGFAVTLVEGRELTVDETEEAFLWHGGYQVAAASVRALTVPRRFVSDLSTGGLSVSSQDTPSSPVLKLVTKGRRPSKSRPPQAPPQRATARRMAAPRPASTNPTCKVPKDRAPRALATIRLAAQLQQRMPWLGRGLHQGHVCDMLDRNLDTSRYARWVQRDGRRVLLVDDRDITSRIEAKFRDLGVPFLDAPVQRDPIGYLAWGIQMAIDPSEETRMERYDREQDAAAERAQQSQAEAAREAARRGVEDSPEHRAFLEQERELRAAASRRRPAPAMPIALPHEPTRGSSDVAASVGIDELVTAALLGEGRHPAEFPTGVQELHGRVLRLARMLTDRGWALDADAARAAGDVVLTDAAGAGRIAFAPPAELPADAIWRTGADGAELADDVTVHEYVGRVETSARPAAVQESAAPADDGSSLRRAERRTE; translated from the coding sequence ATGTCGTGGGCGCTGCCGGTGCCGGCTGGTGCGTACGCGAAGGTGCCGGCGTGGACGTCGCCGGCCGCGTGGATGGCCGCCGTCCGTGCGGACGTGCTCTCAGCCGAGGGCTACGCCGCCCGCCGGCGGATCGACGTCAGCGTTCGGAAGTACCTGGCCGTGGCCGTCGTCGATCGCCGGGCGGCGGACTTCAAGACCGGCCGCAGCGTCACGACGAGCAACGCGACGGTGGCGCGGCGTGCGTCCATGCTCATCCGTCAGAACGTGAGCAAGCGGGTCGTGGAGCGCGCGCGGGCGCTGCTCATCGCGCGGGGGTTCGCTGTGACCCTCGTCGAGGGCCGTGAGCTCACGGTCGACGAGACGGAGGAGGCGTTCCTCTGGCATGGCGGGTACCAGGTCGCGGCGGCGTCCGTGCGGGCGTTGACGGTGCCTCGCAGGTTCGTCTCTGACCTTTCAACTGGCGGCCTATCTGTCTCTAGCCAAGACACCCCATCTAGTCCTGTTCTTAAGTTGGTTACCAAGGGCCGTCGGCCGTCGAAAAGTCGCCCTCCGCAGGCTCCGCCGCAGCGCGCTACCGCGCGCAGGATGGCCGCTCCGCGGCCGGCATCGACGAATCCGACGTGCAAAGTCCCAAAGGATCGGGCACCTCGCGCGCTAGCGACGATTCGTCTCGCGGCACAGCTCCAGCAGCGCATGCCGTGGCTTGGGCGGGGCCTTCACCAGGGGCATGTCTGCGACATGCTCGACCGGAACCTCGACACGTCGCGCTATGCGCGATGGGTGCAGCGCGACGGCCGCCGGGTGCTCCTGGTTGATGACCGGGATATCACGTCCCGGATCGAAGCGAAGTTCCGGGACCTGGGGGTTCCGTTCCTTGATGCGCCTGTGCAGCGCGACCCGATCGGATATCTCGCCTGGGGTATTCAGATGGCGATTGATCCGAGCGAGGAGACACGCATGGAGCGATACGACCGTGAGCAGGACGCCGCCGCCGAGCGCGCCCAGCAGAGCCAGGCGGAGGCGGCTCGGGAGGCCGCTCGCCGCGGCGTCGAGGACTCCCCCGAGCACCGTGCGTTCCTGGAGCAGGAACGCGAGCTCCGCGCGGCCGCGTCTCGACGCCGGCCCGCGCCGGCCATGCCGATCGCACTCCCCCACGAGCCGACGCGAGGCTCATCCGATGTCGCGGCCTCGGTCGGGATCGACGAGCTCGTCACGGCCGCGCTGCTCGGCGAGGGCCGACACCCGGCGGAGTTCCCCACCGGCGTCCAGGAGCTCCACGGCCGAGTCCTCCGCCTCGCGCGGATGCTTACCGATCGCGGCTGGGCGCTCGACGCGGACGCTGCTCGCGCAGCGGGCGACGTCGTGCTGACCGACGCGGCCGGCGCTGGCCGCATCGCGTTCGCTCCCCCTGCCGAGCTGCCGGCCGATGCCATCTGGCGGACCGGCGCCGATGGCGCCGAGCTCGCCGACGACGTGACCGTGCACGAGTACGTCGGTCGAGTCGAGACATCTGCACGCCCGGCGGCCGTGCAGGAAAGTGCAGCCCCGGCTGACGACGGTTCGTCGCTCCGCAGAGCGGAGCGACGAACCGAGTAG